From the Oncorhynchus nerka isolate Pitt River linkage group LG28, Oner_Uvic_2.0, whole genome shotgun sequence genome, one window contains:
- the c1qtnf1 gene encoding complement C1q tumor necrosis factor-related protein 1 → MTVRGGQPPSALCAWVVLLLLVVSGEPYRTPYDQEQDQNRDRDSETTDLRTDPRTDPRTNTRVYHRDVSEVRGKDCRRCCDPGEQPPPHYSNPHYPQQYQAVPHINITILKGEKGDSGQRGPYGKSGKSGQSGPRGPNGIRGTKGSIGTPGEPCKAQYAAFSVGRKKAIHSNDYYQTLVFDTELVNLYGHFNMFTGKFYCYVPGVYYFSLNVHTWNQKETYVHVMHNEREVVILYAQPSDRSIMQSQSLMLELEREDQVWVRLFKGERENAIFSDDFDTYVTFNGHLIKPKSEG, encoded by the exons ATGACAGTGCGGGGTGGGCAGCCGCCCTCTGCCCTGTGTGCATGGGTGGTACTGCTCCTGTTGGTGGTCTCAGGTGAACCCTACCGGACCCCCTACGACCAGGAACAAGACcagaacagagacagggacagtgagACAACAGACCTCAGGACAGACCCTAGGACAGACCCCAGGACAAACACCAGGGTCTACCACAGAGATGTCAG TGAAGTGAGGGGTAAAGACTGTCGGCGGTGTTGTGACCCTGGAGAGCAGCCCCCTCCTCATTATTCCAACCCCCACTACCCACAACAGTACCAAGCGGTGCCACATATCAACATCACCATCCTCAAAG GTGAGAAGGGGGACAGCGGCCAGCGAGGACCGTACGGTAAATCCGGTAAGTCTGGCCAATCCGGTCCCCGAGGGCCCAACGGCATCAGGGGCACCAAAGGGAGCATAGGGACCCCGGGTGAACCCTGCAAGGCCCAGTACGCTGCTTTCTCCGTGGGCCGCAAGAAGGCCATCCACTCCAACGACTACTACCAGACCTTAGTGTTCGACACCGAGCTCGTCAACCTCTACGGCCACTTCAACATGTTCACCGGCAAGTTCTACTGCTACGTGCCGGGGGTCTACTACTTCAGCCTGAACGTGCACACGTGGAACCAGAAGGAGACGTATGTGCACGTGATGCATAACGAGAGGGAGGTGGTGATCCTGTACGCTCAGCCCAGTGACCGGAGTATCATGCAGAGCCAGAGCCTGATgctagagctggagagagaggaccAGGTGTGGGTCAGGCTGttcaaaggggagagagagaacgccaTCTTCAGCGATGACTTTGATACCTACGTCACTTTCAATGGACACCTCATCAAGCCAAAGAGCGAGGGGTAG